A single genomic interval of Deinococcus radiotolerans harbors:
- the rpsR gene encoding 30S ribosomal protein S18 — protein MTQTNNAERKPRGKGPKRPRKPKVDPFSIGELEITDYKDVKMLRRFVSDTGKILPRRRTGLSAKHQRRIAQTIKIARQLALLPYTEKLVRK, from the coding sequence ATGACCCAGACCAACAACGCCGAGCGCAAACCGCGCGGCAAGGGACCCAAGCGTCCCCGCAAGCCCAAGGTCGATCCGTTCTCCATTGGAGAACTGGAAATCACCGATTACAAAGACGTGAAGATGCTGCGCCGTTTCGTGAGCGACACGGGCAAAATCCTCCCCCGCCGCCGCACGGGCCTCTCGGCCAAGCACCAGCGCCGCATCGCGCAGACGATCAAGATCGCCCGCCAGCTGGCCCTGCTGCCCTACACCGAGAAGCTCGTCCGGAAATAA